In Acidimicrobiia bacterium, the DNA window GGAACTGGTAGTGACCAGACATAGTCGTAGACATCCTCGATTCGCTGACCGGAGATCACGCCAGGGACCAGAACAAAGCCGAGCGGGAACAAGGCCAACGCCGGAACCCCGCTTACCAGGAAGGAAGCGGCTTGAGGCGAGAGGTCGCCGAGATAGAAACCGTACATGATGCCCATGCCCGCCCCCATCAGCGTTTGCAGCACCAATGCGACGACCAGGTAGTTGCGCAGGTTCGTCAGCTCGAACCGGAGCATCTGCCGGTAGCTGTACCAGAGGTGGGCGGGGCCTCCCCTACGAATCCATGGGTCTGTCCGCGTTGTGACCGTCATCCTCGTCTCTTTGCCACAACGACGGCGACCAGGGTCGCCGCCAACGTCCAGGCCGAAAGTACGCCGTACGAGAACCCGACATCGGACACGAGGCCATCAGTTAGTCCGTCGCGCACGACGTTCCCCATGTGCATGAAGGGCAGATAACGGTGGAGCGTCCCCAGCCAATCGGGGAGATTCTCGACCGGGTAGCTGATCGGCGAGAAACCGAAAATCACGAAGATGAGGACTTGCGAGATCAAGCCAACCATGAGTGGCTCCGGCACCGAATGGGCATAGGCATGGCCCATCATTACCCCGGCAACCAGGGTCAGGAGCGTCGCGGGCACGATGAGTATGGACACATGAAATGTCGCGTCGTACCGCCATATGGCGACGAGCACTGCTCCCACTAGGCCCGGCAAGGCCACGACGCTGTTGAGAACCAACCATGCGGCCAGGGATGCACTTCGAGGAACCGGCATCGATACGATGAAGTCGTAGGAGCCCTCTTGCCGTTGCTGAGCCACCAATTGTGGTCCCATGACGAGACCGACGGTCACCAGCGAGATGACGACGGCTCCCGAAGCAAGATAGAGAGCGATCCGGGGTGCCATATCCTCAAAGAAGAGCCCGATTCCCAACACCAGACCCGCCCCCGTAAAGGTCTGGACCAGCGCAGTGATCGGAAGGAGTAGCCGCAGTCGAG includes these proteins:
- a CDS encoding ABC transporter permease, whose protein sequence is MTAVADSVRVPARQRGVAFWLRGFASMLRWEMTRLRLLLPITALVQTFTGAGLVLGIGLFFEDMAPRIALYLASGAVVISLVTVGLVMGPQLVAQQRQEGSYDFIVSMPVPRSASLAAWLVLNSVVALPGLVGAVLVAIWRYDATFHVSILIVPATLLTLVAGVMMGHAYAHSVPEPLMVGLISQVLIFVIFGFSPISYPVENLPDWLGTLHRYLPFMHMGNVVRDGLTDGLVSDVGFSYGVLSAWTLAATLVAVVVAKRRG